In a single window of the Lineus longissimus chromosome 4, tnLinLong1.2, whole genome shotgun sequence genome:
- the LOC135486629 gene encoding regulating synaptic membrane exocytosis protein 1-like isoform X5 produces the protein MTREDNKEDTVQDILETMVDFLKKVVGLSVSGIGDDPAAMSRNLPQHPPSPALDDLLPQEIEILNDVFRRQEEFERQEREEIKYMKDMINHQEGRIANQQQNVRSVMSSSLSTVCRLCCKTKFAEKIGRQCHSCGHRICSRCGLYAQDFKVTRWRCRLCQLKRDYYSKTGQWYHGTQAQPTLDTDEIWLAVQKSRSRSSSICHETAEKAVKYQETKKRHHSLHDISINKNIRNTRRDISFFAQPPTNIQWASPPVSPRDQRSPSAVWRAKSAEESGDDARLTSSRQHQTTTTIDGYRLNPSGGQTPSSSCSRGTGLICSSVESVEDASDLESRSEGSYMYNYETESNSCYRDFDISSSRQSLSKEDIDSVRMIVASTQNLTEGLNRYSQRPTSHSAEALSIQINGAPLESSSSGTESDRFNRENKGQQRRLRGDVRGLSPIFNQGQTLFGHSTDDGSISDNSSKSRARLRPIPPLMPTTTAFSAGRGTVSPKLSGRPLKAIANTNMLAAEGQTPGFHRRVFYTCPEATYDSSDTGTSTRRQHRMTTGSLCMTEDSKTPERRRTKSASIDLSEAVTTGREQTVTDDLKRTGSRQTEGPIAPVRKACRKKFRGSPMERENSTSNIKKRPKVRGWAPSDIEHHVVIHKDISDNSCRMNGLGMRVVGGKRRPDGRLGAFVTEVAPNGAAVLQGSLATGDEIVSWNGKSLENTTYEEALNIIALPGDFVHLLVRHPAQERSEKASLSPEDETDSLDAAPIKGPARKISETLSTDESSSLSSTSHYLNIRPPLVKQKRRRKLPEIPVDGLSSAKSNGSAGRILMKLQYNSNLVVNLKKVEGLKLRKSEEKGKELPNPYAMVCLLPDRMKYKSHRTTPKYSAKDAEWHKSYMFRNISENMLTNGTVEVTLWDAISIDESEFLGEVLLDICDVESCDKAVWYDIQDHDENSGPLVKPETVHQNSPALQRRGCSLEESLSMNTEEDWRQRSTSFEEKSKIGTCTMPMGKKKRRPLQSSYSEEKSSFRSRMKRKVSHAIEKLQGSPNLNDSKRASSIDSIDLMAPPSALSQANSVEALDNIGSDTEDTGCIDCERPAPEGDDVSTQLGPGQVGPKHSSTECTVLGDIKLGVIMTKGNLEVHIMSAKGLSTGSNGQAPDTYVKTYLTDGQKKTQKKKTNIVKCNFDPMYRQKIKYSACDVYQRHIQASIWEKSPGFDKNQCLGEVVISLDKLDLSKLTSSWYKLYKQSATEQGSSDSLFY, from the exons ATGACAAG GGAAGACAATAAAGAGGACACCGTTCAGGATATATTGGAAACAATGGTAGACTTCCTAAAAAAG GTTGTTGGACTGTCTGTGTCCGGTATTGGTGACGATCCTGCAGCAATGTCGAGAAATCTCCCGCAACATCCGCCTTCGCCAGCCCTAGACGATCTTCTACCTCAAGAAATTGAAATACTCAATGACGTGTTCAGGAGACAAGAGGAATTTGAGAGACAGGAAAGAGAGGAAATCAA ATACATGAAGGACATGATCAACCACCAGGAGGGCAGGATAGCCAACCAACAACAAAACGTCAGAAGCGTGATGTCTTCAAGTCTCTCTACCGTCTGTCGTCTTTGCTGTAAGACCAAGTTCGCAGAGAAGATCGGGCGACAGTGCCATAGCTGCGGTCATCGCATCTGCAGCAGGTGTGGATTATATGCTCAGGACTTTAAG GTAACACGATGGCGTTGTCGGTTGTGCCAGCTGAAGAGGGATTATTACAGTAAAACTGGGCAGTGGTATCACGGCACTCAGGCACAACCTACTCTCGATACAGATGAGATCTGGTTGGCAGTTCAAAAGTCAAGGTCACGCTCTTCTTCCATTTGCCAT GAAACTGCTGAAAAGGCTGTAAAGTATCAAGAAACGAAAAAAAGGCACCATTCTTTACATGACATCTCTATCAATAAGAACATTCGCAATACTAGGCGTGACATCAGCTTCTTCGCACAACCACCCACAAACATACAATGGGCCTCACCCCCGGTGTCCCCAAGAGATCAAAGATCTCCTTCAGCTGTATGGCGGGCCAAGTCGGCGGAGGAAAGCGGAGACGATGCCCGGTTAACATCTAGCAGACAGCATCAAACAACTACAACAATAGACGGATATCGTTTAAACCCCTCTGGTGGTCAGACCCCGAGTTCTTCATGCAGTAGGGGGACAGGTCTTATCTGCTCGTCCGTGGAGAGCGTAGAAGACGCTTCCGACTTGGAATCGCGATCGGAAGGCtcgtacatgtacaactacGAAACGGAATCTAATTCGTGTTATCGGGACTTTGACATTAGTAGCAGTAGGCAGTCACTCTCTAAAGAGGATATAGACTCGGTTCGAATGATTGTGGCTTCCACTCAGAATCTCACCGAAGGATTGAATCGATATAGTCAAAGACCTACGAGTCACAGCGCCGAAGCTCTAAGCATTCAAATCAACGGCGCACCCCTTGAAAGTTCATCCTCGGGGACAGAGTCGGATCGTTTCAATAGGGAAAACAAGGGACAGCAGCGAAGACTGAGAGGAGATGTCCGTGGCCTGTCACCTATATTCAACCAAGGTCAGACACTTTTCGGTCATTCAACTGATGATGGGTCCATCAGTGATAACTCGAGCAAGTCTCGCGCCCGTCTCCGCCCCATTCCGCCCCTCATGCCCACCACAACTGCATTTAGCGCTGGGCGTGGCACAGTCAGCCCCAAGCTCAGCGGACGTCCGTTGAAGGCAATTGCAAATACGAACATGCTGGCTGCAGAGGGTCAGACGCCGGGGTTTCACAGGCGAGTGTTTTATACGTGTCCCGAGGCGACATATGATAGCAGTGACACTGGGACATCAACACGTAGACAACATAGGATGACGACtggcagtctctgtatgacagaGGACTCCAAAACCCCAGAACGAAGACGGACTAAGAGTGCCTCGATTGATCTCAGTGAGGCAGTGACGACTGGTAGGGAGCAAACTGTCACTGATGATCTCAAACGGACTGGTAGCAGACAAACTGAAGGGCCTATTGCACCGGTGCGTAAGGCCTGTCGTAAGAAGTTTAGGGGAAGCCCAATGGAGAGGGAGAACTCCACGTCCAATATCAAAAAGAGACCTAAAGTGAGAG GTTGGGCTCCAAGCGACATTGAACACCACGTCGTCATCCACAAAGACATAAGTGATAACAGCTGCCGAA TGAACGGACTAGGTATGCGCGTAGTCGGCGGGAAGCGGAGACCTGATGGTAGACTGGGGGCATTCGTGACGGAGGTGGCACCCAACGGAGCGGCTGTTCTCCAGGGAAGCTTGGCAACAGGGGACGAAATTGTGAGCTGGAATGGGAAGTCTCTCGAAAATACCACATATGAGGAGGCCTTAAATATCATAGCCCTTCCTGGAGATTTTGTGCATCTGTTGGTACGCCATCCAGCTCAGGAAAGAAG tgaaaaagccTCGCTTAGCCCAGAGGATGAAACTGATAGCCTAGATGCAGCTCCTATTAAAGGTCCAGCGAGGAAGA TTTCTGAAACACTCAGCACAGATGAAAGCAGTAGTTTGTCTTCCACCAGTCATTATCTGAATATCCGTCCACCACTAGTCAAGCAGAAACGCCGACGGAAACTGCCAGAGATACCC GTCGATGGTTTGTCTTCAGCCAAATCGAACGGAAGTGCTGGTCGAATTCTTATGAAGTTGCAGTACAACAGTAATTTGGTTGTGAACCTTAAGAAGGTCGAAGGACTCAAGCTAAGGAAGTCAGAGGAAAAGGGGAAAGAACTTCCCAACCCATATGCAATGGTGTGTTTACTACCAGACAGAAT gaaatATAAATCTCACCGAACAACGCCGAAGTACAGTGCGAAGGATGCCGAATGGCATAAATCTTACATGTTTAGAAACATATCGGAAAATATG CTGACGAATGGCACAGTTGAAGTCACCCTCTGGGACGCCATATCCATTGACGAAAGTGAATTTCTTGGCGAAGTCCTCCTTGACATATGTGACGTTGAGTCATGCGACAAAGCTGTTTGGTATGACATCCAAGACCATGATGAGAACAGTGGACCTCTAGTGAAGCCCGAAACTGTCCACCAGAATTCACCAGCGTTACAAAG GCGAGGCTGTTCACTCGAGGAGTCACTTTCAATGAACACGGAGGAGGATTGGAGGCAGCGATCAACGTCCTTTGAGGAGAAATCAAAAATAGGAACTTGCACAATGCCAATGGGCAAGAAGAAAAGGAGACCTTTGCAAAGTTCATATTCAG AAGAGAAGTCTTCTTTCCGGTCACGTATGAAGAGAAAGGTGTCCCATGCCATCGAAAAACTCCAAGGCTCTCCCAATCTTAACGATAGCAAACGAGCAAGTAGTATAG ACAGCATAGATCTAATGGCACCACCTTCTGCCTTAAGCCAAGCCAACAGTGTCGAAGCCTTAGACAACATAGGGAGTGACACGGAAGACACTGG CTGTATTGATTGTGAACGGCCTGCCCCTGAAGGAGACGATGTATCAACCCAGCTTGGACCAGGACAAGTTGGACCAAAACATTCATCAACAG aatgCACAGTCCTTGGCGATATCAAATTAGGCGTCATTATGACTAAAGGCAACCTCGAGGTTCATATCATGTCGGCTAAAGGTTTGTCGACAGGCTCAAATGGACAGGCACCAG ATACTTATGTGAAGACATACCTCACCGACGGCCAAAAGAAAACGCAGAAGAAAAAGACGAACATCGTGAAATGTAATTTTGATCCAATGTATCGACAGAAGATCAAATATTCTGCTTGTGATGTTTATCAAAGACATATACAG GCATCAATTTGGGAAAAGTCACCAGGATTCGACAAGAATCAGTGTCTTGGGGAAGTTGTAATAAGCCTTGACAAACTGGATCTATCCAAACTGACATCAAGCTGGTACAAACTATACAAACAGTCAGCAACGGAGCAAGGGTCTTCTGATTCTCTGTTTTACTGA
- the LOC135486629 gene encoding regulating synaptic membrane exocytosis protein 1-like isoform X1, with protein sequence MTREDNKEDTVQDILETMVDFLKKVVGLSVSGIGDDPAAMSRNLPQHPPSPALDDLLPQEIEILNDVFRRQEEFERQEREEIKYMKDMINHQEGRIANQQQNVRSVMSSSLSTVCRLCCKTKFAEKIGRQCHSCGHRICSRCGLYAQDFKVTRWRCRLCQLKRDYYSKTGQWYHGTQAQPTLDTDEIWLAVQKSRSRSSSICHETAEKAVKYQETKKRHHSLHDISINKNIRNTRRDISFFAQPPTNIQWASPPVSPRDQRSPSAVWRAKSAEESGDDARLTSSRQHQTTTTIDGYRLNPSGGQTPSSSCSRGTGLICSSVESVEDASDLESRSEGSYMYNYETESNSCYRDFDISSSRQSLSKEDIDSVRMIVASTQNLTEGLNRYSQRPTSHSAEALSIQINGAPLESSSSGTESDRFNRENKGQQRRLRGDVRGLSPIFNQGQTLFGHSTDDGSISDNSSKSRARLRPIPPLMPTTTAFSAGRGTVSPKLSGRPLKAIANTNMLAAEGQTPGFHRRVFYTCPEATYDSSDTGTSTRRQHRMTTGSLCMTEDSKTPERRRTKSASIDLSEAVTTGREQTVTDDLKRTGSRQTEGPIAPVRKACRKKFRGSPMERENSTSNIKKRPKVRGWAPSDIEHHVVIHKDISDNSCRMNGLGMRVVGGKRRPDGRLGAFVTEVAPNGAAVLQGSLATGDEIVSWNGKSLENTTYEEALNIIALPGDFVHLLVRHPAQERSEKASLSPEDETDSLDAAPIKGPARKISETLSTDESSSLSSTSHYLNIRPPLVKQKRRRKLPEIPVDGLSSAKSNGSAGRILMKLQYNSNLVVNLKKVEGLKLRKSEEKGKELPNPYAMVCLLPDRMKYKSHRTTPKYSAKDAEWHKSYMFRNISENMLTNGTVEVTLWDAISIDESEFLGEVLLDICDVESCDKAVWYDIQDHDENSGPLVKPETVHQNSPALQRRGCSLEESLSMNTEEDWRQRSTSFEEKSKIGTCTMPMGKKKRRPLQSSYSDEDDEDQEQLIDTDDVVKPTPDTLSPDYVAGSDIKEEKSSFRSRMKRKVSHAIEKLQGSPNLNDSKRASSIDSNDKTQGIGEGDSVSAHSKSIQSVSSQDSANSGSPALWKKTSSRPNLYSIDLMAPPSALSQANSVEALDNIGSDTEDTGCIDCERPAPEGDDVSTQLGPGQVGPKHSSTECTVLGDIKLGVIMTKGNLEVHIMSAKGLSTGSNGQAPDTYVKTYLTDGQKKTQKKKTNIVKCNFDPMYRQKIKYSACDVYQRHIQASIWEKSPGFDKNQCLGEVVISLDKLDLSKLTSSWYKLYKQSATEQGSSDSLFY encoded by the exons ATGACAAG GGAAGACAATAAAGAGGACACCGTTCAGGATATATTGGAAACAATGGTAGACTTCCTAAAAAAG GTTGTTGGACTGTCTGTGTCCGGTATTGGTGACGATCCTGCAGCAATGTCGAGAAATCTCCCGCAACATCCGCCTTCGCCAGCCCTAGACGATCTTCTACCTCAAGAAATTGAAATACTCAATGACGTGTTCAGGAGACAAGAGGAATTTGAGAGACAGGAAAGAGAGGAAATCAA ATACATGAAGGACATGATCAACCACCAGGAGGGCAGGATAGCCAACCAACAACAAAACGTCAGAAGCGTGATGTCTTCAAGTCTCTCTACCGTCTGTCGTCTTTGCTGTAAGACCAAGTTCGCAGAGAAGATCGGGCGACAGTGCCATAGCTGCGGTCATCGCATCTGCAGCAGGTGTGGATTATATGCTCAGGACTTTAAG GTAACACGATGGCGTTGTCGGTTGTGCCAGCTGAAGAGGGATTATTACAGTAAAACTGGGCAGTGGTATCACGGCACTCAGGCACAACCTACTCTCGATACAGATGAGATCTGGTTGGCAGTTCAAAAGTCAAGGTCACGCTCTTCTTCCATTTGCCAT GAAACTGCTGAAAAGGCTGTAAAGTATCAAGAAACGAAAAAAAGGCACCATTCTTTACATGACATCTCTATCAATAAGAACATTCGCAATACTAGGCGTGACATCAGCTTCTTCGCACAACCACCCACAAACATACAATGGGCCTCACCCCCGGTGTCCCCAAGAGATCAAAGATCTCCTTCAGCTGTATGGCGGGCCAAGTCGGCGGAGGAAAGCGGAGACGATGCCCGGTTAACATCTAGCAGACAGCATCAAACAACTACAACAATAGACGGATATCGTTTAAACCCCTCTGGTGGTCAGACCCCGAGTTCTTCATGCAGTAGGGGGACAGGTCTTATCTGCTCGTCCGTGGAGAGCGTAGAAGACGCTTCCGACTTGGAATCGCGATCGGAAGGCtcgtacatgtacaactacGAAACGGAATCTAATTCGTGTTATCGGGACTTTGACATTAGTAGCAGTAGGCAGTCACTCTCTAAAGAGGATATAGACTCGGTTCGAATGATTGTGGCTTCCACTCAGAATCTCACCGAAGGATTGAATCGATATAGTCAAAGACCTACGAGTCACAGCGCCGAAGCTCTAAGCATTCAAATCAACGGCGCACCCCTTGAAAGTTCATCCTCGGGGACAGAGTCGGATCGTTTCAATAGGGAAAACAAGGGACAGCAGCGAAGACTGAGAGGAGATGTCCGTGGCCTGTCACCTATATTCAACCAAGGTCAGACACTTTTCGGTCATTCAACTGATGATGGGTCCATCAGTGATAACTCGAGCAAGTCTCGCGCCCGTCTCCGCCCCATTCCGCCCCTCATGCCCACCACAACTGCATTTAGCGCTGGGCGTGGCACAGTCAGCCCCAAGCTCAGCGGACGTCCGTTGAAGGCAATTGCAAATACGAACATGCTGGCTGCAGAGGGTCAGACGCCGGGGTTTCACAGGCGAGTGTTTTATACGTGTCCCGAGGCGACATATGATAGCAGTGACACTGGGACATCAACACGTAGACAACATAGGATGACGACtggcagtctctgtatgacagaGGACTCCAAAACCCCAGAACGAAGACGGACTAAGAGTGCCTCGATTGATCTCAGTGAGGCAGTGACGACTGGTAGGGAGCAAACTGTCACTGATGATCTCAAACGGACTGGTAGCAGACAAACTGAAGGGCCTATTGCACCGGTGCGTAAGGCCTGTCGTAAGAAGTTTAGGGGAAGCCCAATGGAGAGGGAGAACTCCACGTCCAATATCAAAAAGAGACCTAAAGTGAGAG GTTGGGCTCCAAGCGACATTGAACACCACGTCGTCATCCACAAAGACATAAGTGATAACAGCTGCCGAA TGAACGGACTAGGTATGCGCGTAGTCGGCGGGAAGCGGAGACCTGATGGTAGACTGGGGGCATTCGTGACGGAGGTGGCACCCAACGGAGCGGCTGTTCTCCAGGGAAGCTTGGCAACAGGGGACGAAATTGTGAGCTGGAATGGGAAGTCTCTCGAAAATACCACATATGAGGAGGCCTTAAATATCATAGCCCTTCCTGGAGATTTTGTGCATCTGTTGGTACGCCATCCAGCTCAGGAAAGAAG tgaaaaagccTCGCTTAGCCCAGAGGATGAAACTGATAGCCTAGATGCAGCTCCTATTAAAGGTCCAGCGAGGAAGA TTTCTGAAACACTCAGCACAGATGAAAGCAGTAGTTTGTCTTCCACCAGTCATTATCTGAATATCCGTCCACCACTAGTCAAGCAGAAACGCCGACGGAAACTGCCAGAGATACCC GTCGATGGTTTGTCTTCAGCCAAATCGAACGGAAGTGCTGGTCGAATTCTTATGAAGTTGCAGTACAACAGTAATTTGGTTGTGAACCTTAAGAAGGTCGAAGGACTCAAGCTAAGGAAGTCAGAGGAAAAGGGGAAAGAACTTCCCAACCCATATGCAATGGTGTGTTTACTACCAGACAGAAT gaaatATAAATCTCACCGAACAACGCCGAAGTACAGTGCGAAGGATGCCGAATGGCATAAATCTTACATGTTTAGAAACATATCGGAAAATATG CTGACGAATGGCACAGTTGAAGTCACCCTCTGGGACGCCATATCCATTGACGAAAGTGAATTTCTTGGCGAAGTCCTCCTTGACATATGTGACGTTGAGTCATGCGACAAAGCTGTTTGGTATGACATCCAAGACCATGATGAGAACAGTGGACCTCTAGTGAAGCCCGAAACTGTCCACCAGAATTCACCAGCGTTACAAAG GCGAGGCTGTTCACTCGAGGAGTCACTTTCAATGAACACGGAGGAGGATTGGAGGCAGCGATCAACGTCCTTTGAGGAGAAATCAAAAATAGGAACTTGCACAATGCCAATGGGCAAGAAGAAAAGGAGACCTTTGCAAAGTTCATATTCAG atgaggatgatgaagaccAGGAGCAACTTATTGATACGGATGATGTGGTTAAACCAACGCCTGATACACTGTCACCTGATTATGTAGCAGGCAGTGACATTAAAG AAGAGAAGTCTTCTTTCCGGTCACGTATGAAGAGAAAGGTGTCCCATGCCATCGAAAAACTCCAAGGCTCTCCCAATCTTAACGATAGCAAACGAGCAAGTAGTATAG ATTCCAATGACAAAACCCAAGGAATTGGTGAAGGAGACTCTGTAAGCGCCCACTCCAAGAGCATACAGAGCGTGTCAAGTCAAGACTCAGCCAACTCGGGCAGTCCCGCACTTTGGAAAAAAACTTCAAGCCGACCTAACTTAT ACAGCATAGATCTAATGGCACCACCTTCTGCCTTAAGCCAAGCCAACAGTGTCGAAGCCTTAGACAACATAGGGAGTGACACGGAAGACACTGG CTGTATTGATTGTGAACGGCCTGCCCCTGAAGGAGACGATGTATCAACCCAGCTTGGACCAGGACAAGTTGGACCAAAACATTCATCAACAG aatgCACAGTCCTTGGCGATATCAAATTAGGCGTCATTATGACTAAAGGCAACCTCGAGGTTCATATCATGTCGGCTAAAGGTTTGTCGACAGGCTCAAATGGACAGGCACCAG ATACTTATGTGAAGACATACCTCACCGACGGCCAAAAGAAAACGCAGAAGAAAAAGACGAACATCGTGAAATGTAATTTTGATCCAATGTATCGACAGAAGATCAAATATTCTGCTTGTGATGTTTATCAAAGACATATACAG GCATCAATTTGGGAAAAGTCACCAGGATTCGACAAGAATCAGTGTCTTGGGGAAGTTGTAATAAGCCTTGACAAACTGGATCTATCCAAACTGACATCAAGCTGGTACAAACTATACAAACAGTCAGCAACGGAGCAAGGGTCTTCTGATTCTCTGTTTTACTGA